A region of the Streptomyces durocortorensis genome:
GGGTCGGGCTCAGGACCAGCTCGGTCTCGTGGCAGGCACGCGGATTGACCAGGCAGGAGGTGATCTGGAGGCTGAAGATGTGGTCCAGGCACGCCTGGTTGCACCCGATGCAGGTGTTGATCGCGTCCGCCCGGCCCGCCGCCGCCTTGGCGACGAACTCCGGGTCGGCGAGGAAGGGCCGGGCCATGGAGACCATGTCCGCCCGGCCGGAGGCGAGGATCTCCTCGGCGACCTCGGGGGTGTTGATGCGGTTGCTCGTCACCAGCGGTACGGAGACCGCGCCGCGCACCTTCTCGGTCACCCAGCTGAACGCACCGCGCGGCACGGAGGTGGCGATGGTGGGGATGCGCGCCTCGTGCCAGCCGATGCCGGTGTTGATGATCGTCGCGCCCGCCGCCTCGATCTCCCTGGCGAGCGTCACGACCTCCTCCAGCGTCGAACCGCCCGGCACCAGGTCCAGCATCGAGAGCCGGTAGATGAGGATGAAGTCGCTGCCGACCCGCTCGCGGACCCGGCGCACGATCTCCACGGGGAACTGGATGCGGTTCTCGTACGAGCCGCCCCAGCGGTCGGTGCGGTGGTTGGTCGCGGAGACGATGAACTCGTTGATCAGATAGCCCTCGGATCCCATGATCTCGACGCCGTCGTATCCGGCGTGCCGCGCCAGCTCCGCCGCCCTGACGAACTCCTCGATGGTCTCCTCGACCTGGTCGTCGGTGAGGGCGTTCGGGGTGAACCCGCTGATCGGGGCCTTGAGGGCGCTCGGGGCGACCAGGTCGGGGTGGTGGGCGTACCGTCCGAAGTGCAGGATCTGCATCGCGATCCGGCCGCCCGCCGCGTGCACCGCCGAGGTGATCTCCCGGTGCTGCTCCGCCTCCGCCTCGGTCGTCATCTTCGCCCCGCCGGGGAAGGAGCAGGCCCGCTCGCTGGGGGCGATGCCACCGGTGACCATGAGGCCGACGCCGCCCCGGGCGCGCTCGGCGTAGAAGGCCGCCATCCGCTCGAAGCCGCGTTCGGCCTCCTCAAGGCCGATGTGCATCGAGCCCATGAGCACCCGGTTGGGGAGCGTGGTGAACCCGAGGTCCAGCGGGCTCAGCAGATTCGGGTACAGGCTCATCCGGGGTCTCCTCCACACGGGGTCGTCGCGTCAGTTGTAGACCACCGCGAGACCCTTATGCAACAAGTTGCACAATGATCTGCGTCGCACCGGGGCCTTGGGGCGACCGGTCCGTGTCCCGTACGGCGTAATCGGCCGGGCCCGCCCGCCCCCGTCCGGCGAGAGTGGGAGCCGTACCGCAAGCCCCCCACCCCGGGAGTCCCCATGGTCCGCGTCAACCGGCGTGATCTCGGTCTGCTCGCCCTGCGCGTCGGCACCGGCGCGGTGCTCGCCGCCCACGGCAGCCAGAAGCTGGCCGGATGGTTCGGCGGCGGAGGTATCCAGGGCACCACGGCCGCGATGGAGGCGATGGGGTTCCACCCGCCCAAGCACAGCGCTGTGGCCGCCGGTCTCGGCGAGGCGGGCGGCGGCGCACTGCTGGCGCTGGGGCTCGCCACCCCGGCGGCGGGCGCCGCGGCCGCCGGAGCCATGGCCGGTGCGGTCGCCGTGCACGCCCCGGCGGGCTTCTTCGCCCAGGGCGGCGGCTACGAGTACCCGGCGTTCCTCGGCTTCACCGCCGCGGCCATCGGCCTGACCGGCCCCGGACGCTACTCGGTGGACCACGCCACCTGCCATGTCTTCGACCGTCCCTGGATGGTCGCACTGGCCTTCGCGGGCAGTGCGGCCGCCGCCGCCGTGGTGGTCGGCAAGCGCGCGAAGGGGCAGTCCGGCCGGACTCAGGAGGAGTCCTGATGAGCACGGGCCCCGCCCGGCCTTCCGGCTCCACGACGCCTCCTGGCTCCAGGCCTCCCGGCTCCGCTTCGCGCACTTCCTCCTTCTGCCGTACGCGCCCGGCTGGTCGATGATCGTGATCGCCCTGGACCTCTTCGTGATCTGGACCCCGGCCGCCTACCGGGACCCGGGCCGGGCTCCGGGGGACGCGCGGCGTCGACCCTAGGACGTCTCGCGGCTCAGCGTCCCCGGCCACCACGCCTTCGGGCCGATGTCCCGCACCAGCGCCGGGACGAGGAGCGAGCGGACGACCAGGGTGTCCAGCAGGACGCCGAAGGCCACGATGAACGCGATCTGGAGCAGGAACGCCAGCGGGATCACACCGAGTGCGGCGAAGGTGGCCGCCAGGACGACGCCCGCCGACGTGATGACCCCGCCGGTTGTGGTCAGCCCGCGCAGGATGCCCTCTCTGGTGCCGTGCCGCAGCGACTCCTCCCGGACCCGGGACATCAGGAAGATGTTGTAGTCGACACCCAGGGCGACCAGGAACACGAATCCGTACAGCGGCACCGATGAATCCGTGCCGCTGAAGCCGAACACATGGGTGAAGACCAACGAGGAGATGCCGAGCGTGGCCAGGAAGTTCAGCGCCACGGTCGCCACGAGCAGCACCGGCATGAGCAGTGACCGCAGCAGGAAGACCAGGATCACCAGGATGATCGCCAGCACCACCGGCACGATCAGCATGCGGTCGTTCTCCGCCGTGCGCCGTGTGTCGTACTGCTGAGCGGTGTAGCCGCCGACCAGGGCGTCCGATCCGGGTACCGCGTGGACTTCGGTGCGCAGCGCGGCCACCGTCTCCTTGGCGTTGTCGCTGTCGGCCGCGTCCTTCAGGGTCGCGTCGATGCGGACCCTGCCGTCGACGACGAGGGGTTCGCCGTCCGGCCGCCCGCTCGCACTCACCGGCGCGACCGAGGCCACCCCGTCGGTACGGGTGGCGGCCTCGGTCACCTCGGTCAGCCGGTCGGCCGCCGCGACGATCACCACCGGATTGCCCGAGCCGCCGGGGAAGTGCTCGCTCAGCGTCTCCTGGGCGGTCACGGACGGGGCGTCGTTGACGAAGATCTCGTCCAGGGGCACGCCCTTGGAGGTGAGTGTGGGGGCGAACGCGGCACAGGCGATCAGGGCCGCCAGGGTGATCGCCCAGACCTTGCGGGGCGCACGGTCGACGAGGGCCGCGACCTTGCGCCAGATGCCGTGGCCGCCGGACGCCTTGTCGTCGGCGGGCCTGGGCTTCGCCGGCCAGTAGGCGGCCCGGCCCAGCAGCACAAGGACGGCGGGCAGGAAGGTGAGAGCGCTCAGGACCGAGCAGACGATGCCGATCGCGCCCACGGGACCGAGGGCCCGGTTGTTGGTGAGGTCGCTGAGCAGCAGCGCGAGCAGACCGGCCGCCACCGTCGCGGCGCTCGCCGTGATCGGGCCGAAGGACTCGCGCAGCGCGATACGCATCGCGGTGAACCGGTCTTCGTGTACGGCGAGTTCCTCCCGGAACCGGGCTGTGAGCAGCAGCGCGTAGTCCGTCGCCGCGCCGATCACCAGGATCGACAGAATGCCCTGCACCTGACCGTCCACGCGCACGATGTCGTGGTCGGCGAGGAAGTAGACGATCGCACAGGACAGGGCGAGGGCGAACACCGCGCCGATGATGATGACGAAGGGCAGCAGCACACTGCGGTAGACCAGCAGCAGGATGACGAGCACCGTGGTCAGGGCGACCCCGAGCAGCAGCCCGTCGATGCCCGCGAAGGCGTCGGAAAGGTCGGCCTGGCTCGCGGCCGGACCCGCCAGCCGGACCGTCGTACCGGACACGGACGCGCCCGCCTCCTCGATCCTCTCCAGTACGGTCGGCAGCTCGTCCCCGAGGCCGGGGCTCAGCTGCACGATGCCCTGGAGCGCGAGGCCGTCCTCGGAGGGCAGCGCGGGGGAGGGGGTTCCGACGACGCCCTCGCTTCCGGCGAGCGAGGCGAGGGCGCCGGTGGCGGCCTCCCGCTGCCCGTCGTCCACCGGGGCGTCCTTCTCCGCGGAGGTCCAGACGAGGATGGCCGGCAGGGTCTCGTTCTGCTGGAACGCCTTCTGGGCATCGATGACTTGGGTGGACTCGGCGTTCTGCGGCAGAAAGGCCGCCTGGTCGTTGGTGGCGACCTCGCCGAGCTTCCCGGCGTACGGGCCGAGCCCGCCGCCGATGCAGAGCCAGGCGATCAGCAGAACGACGGGGATCAGCCGGCGGACCGACCGTGCAGGGGTGGACATGCCTCTCCCGGGGGTGGAGGTACCTCATCGATGAACAATCTCAATCGTTGAAATACATTACGCGAGTGCTCGCGAAGACAACCGCAAGGGGGGGTGGAGATCTCAGCGACGCGCCGAGGGGACCTCGGCCAGCTCCTCGTTCATGGCGGCGAGGAAGCGCAGGACGGTCGTCAGCTCCGCCTCGCTGAAGCGTGCCCTGGCCCGTGCCGTGGCCTCGGCGAGCGGCATGAAGTAGTCGCGGGCGGCCGTCCGGGCGCTCGCCTCGTAGTACACGTGCACCACCCGGCGGTCGGCGCTCTCCCGGGCCCGCCGGACGTGACCGGCCCGTTCCAGCCGGTCCAGACATGCCGTCACCGCGCCGGAGGTAAGGCCCAGATGCTCGCGCAGCGCCCCCGGCGTCAGGGGAGACGGGGCGTCGAGGATGGCGGCGAGCGCGCTCACGTCCGTGGGGTGCAGCTGCTGGCTCGCCGCGAAACCGTGGGTCATCCGGTTGATCTCGCCGTTCATCCGGCGCAGCTCGACCGCGAACGCTTGAAGGTCCGCGAGCGGCGCCTCGGATTCCGAGGCGCCGCTCCGGGTCGGTCGGTCGTCGGCGCTGGTCACGCCCTCAGCGTATAGAACCCCGGCCCAGCGGCCGTGCCCGGACCGGCACGCGATCCGGCACGCGAACCGTCAGGCGATGCGGGTACGGGGCCGCCGAGGGCGGTCGGCGGCGCGCAGGCCGTCACGACGACGGCGGCATGAGCACCGTGTCGACCAGGTTGACCGTGGCGTTGGCCGTCGGTACATCACCGCAGACGATCTTCGAGGCGTCGTTCACCGTGAACTCGGTGCCGGAGCCCTTCGTTGTGAGGTCGCTCCCCTCCAGTGTCTCGAAGGTGCCGTCCTCCATCTGCTGGGTCGTGACCTTCTCGCCCACCACGTGGTATGTCAGCACCTTGGTGAGCTCGGCCTTGTCGTTGAGGAGCGCCTCCAGATCCGCCTGCGGGATCTTGTCGAAGGCGGCGTTGGTCGGCGCGAACACCGTGATGTCCTTCGCGTTGTTGAGGGTGTCGACCAGGCCTGCCTTCTCCACCGCGCTGATGAGGGTGGAGAGTTCGGGGTTGTTGGACGCGGCGGTTGCGACCGGGTCCTTCGCCATGCCCTCCAGGCTGCCCGCGCCCTCGGCGGGCACGGAGGAGCAGGCGGGGCCGTACGGCTCGGCGGGAGCCACGGCCTGGGCCTGCGGAGCGAAGAACGCCAGAGAGGCGGGAAAGGCGAGTGCCGCGGCGGCCGCCGCAGTGCGCTGCAGACGGTTGATCGTCATGATGTCTCCTCCGGCGAGTGGGGGTGGTCTTCTCCGTCACCACCACGCTGCCGCGCAACGGTTCGCTTCGCCCGTCGCGTCGTTTCTGCGTCGATCCGCCTCGCCGGGGCAAGCGGAATGACGTGAATCCCCGTTCAGTGGCAGCGTCGGGACGCGGCCGGGCCGAGCGGGCCGCGAACAGCACAGGGATGGAGGCAGGGACCCGCGCCGGGTTCGGGGCCCGTTGGCTGGTCTGCGTCCTCGGACTGGTCGCCTTCGGCGTGTTCTCCTGGACGAACGCCCGCTGTCGCAAGGTCTGAACTCGCACGGCCCGGGGCTCGCACCGCCCGACGCCTTCACCGGCCGAGAGGTCCGCGCGCCGCCGCGCTCCTGCGGGCGGCGGCCTCGGCCTCGCGGTCCGCCTGCTCCGGGTGGCGGTGACGCCAGTACGGGTTGTCGTGCGGCAGGCCGCCGGTCACCCTCCCGTACATCCCGAACGTGAGGATGAGCAGCCCCATGACGAAACTGAAGACCACATTCGGCATGCCGAAGTCCAGGACGTTCGCGGACCGGTCCAGGATGAAGAGGTGCGCGAAGCCGCTCAGCAGGAAGAGTGAGCCGATCGTCATGTTCAGCGTGGACGCGGCGTTGCCGCCCACCGCGGCCCCGGCGATCAGCAGCACGCCGACGACCACCGAGATCAGGCTCAGCAGGCCGTTGGTCGACAGCCCGGCGATGCGGTCGCCACTGGTGTCGAAGAAGCTCAGCCGCTGCGCGAAGCCGAGGATGCCGAAGACGAGCAGGATGGTGCCGCAGAGGCCCGCACCGATCCGGTACACGGTCGCCAGCCGGTGATCGACGGGGAGTTCGTCACTCAGTTTCATGGCCGTCTCCTTTCACTCCTGTTCCACTCCTGCTGCTCTCGGCCGGTCGTCCTCAGCCGCGCAGTCCTCAGCGAACAGCGAGGCGCGGCACCGGGCAACATGCGTCGCTTTTGCGTCGTATGTTGGATATATGGACCCAGTGATGAGCCCCGTGACGGACCCGGCGCGCGAGTCGGCGCCGGAAGTCCCGGCCGACGGGGGTCTGACCACCGGCGCGGTGGCCCGTCTCCTGGGCGTCGCGCCGACCACACTGCGCTCGTGGGACCGTCGCTACGGCATCGGCCCGGCTGCGCGGGAGGACGGCAGGCACCGGCGCTGGACCGGGGCGGACATCGCCGCTCTGCGGAACATGTGCCGTCTGACGAGCGCGGGCCTGCCACCGGCCGAGGCCGCCCGCACCGTCCTGGCCGGAACGTCCCGCGAGGCGCCCGTGCCACCGTCCGGGCGCGCCTCCAGGGCCTCCGGACCGCTTGCGCTCGGCAGGGCCCGCCGGGAGTGCCGCGGGCTGGCCCGGGCGGCGGTCCGGCTGGACGCGCCGGCCATGGACGAGCTGCTCGCGGCGGTGCTGGACCGCTACGGACTGCCGGCCGCGTGGGACGAGGTGATGATGCCGGTGCTGCACGCGGTGGGCCGCAAGTGGGAGACAGAGGGGGAGCGGTACATCGAAGTCGAGCACCTGCTGTCATGGCATGTCTCCGGCGCGCTGCGCGCGTTCGCGGCGGCGCGGCCCCCCGCCCCCGGCGCGGGCGTCTCCCTACTGGCCTGCGTGCCCGGCGAGACCCATACGCTGGCCCTGGAGGCACTCGCCGCCACCCTCGCCCGACAGGCCCTGCCGGTTCGCATGTTCGGCGCCTCCCTGCCCGCGGGGGCGCTGGAGGAGGCGGTACGGCGCACCGGCCCCGTGGCGGTGGTGCTCTGGGCGCAGTCCCGCAGCACGGCCAGCCGCTCGCTCGTGGCCCGGGTGGGGGCGATCGAGTGGGGCGTACGGGGAGCGCGCAGGCGGCCCGCCGTCCTGGTGGCCGGGCCAGGCTGGACCGGGGAGCTGCCGCCGGAGGTGCGCTGCCCGGCCGGGCTGGCCGACGCGGTGGACGTACTGGCCACGCTCGGCGCGCGGTGACCGTGTCCGTCGTATCTGCCCTATGCGCCCGCCGTCACCGCAGGAAGTCCGACAGCCCCGTCAGGAGTCGCTCTACATCGTCCGTGTCGTTGTACGCGCACAGCCCGACGCGCAGGCCGCCGCTGTCACCGAGCCCCAGGTGGCGGGAGGCCTCCAGGGCGTAGAAGGATCCGGCGGGTGCGTGCACGCCGGAACGGGCGAGGGTGCGGTAGGCGTCCGCCGGGTCCCGGCCCTCGAAGGTGAGCAGCAGGGTGGGGGTGCGGTCCACGGCCCGGGAGTGCACGGTCACCCCGTCCAGTTCGCGCACGGCCTTCTCGATGCTCATCCGCAGAGCCGTCTCGTGGGCGCCGATCGCCGCGTAGGCCGACCGCAGCCGCTCGCGACGGCCGACACCGGCACCGACGTCGGCGCCCAGGCTCGCGAGGAAGTCCACCGCCGCCCGGGTGCCCGCCATCGACTCGTAGGGCAGAGTGCCGAGTTCGAAGCGCTCCGGTACGGCGTCGGTGGACGGCACCGGCTTGTCCGGGCGCAGGGTGTCGAGCAGTTCGGGCCGGGCGGCGAGCACTCCGTGATGGGGGCCGAAGAACTTGTACGGGGAGCAGACGAAGAAGTCCGCGCCCAGCCGCTCCACATCGACCGTGCGGTGCGCGGTGAGATGGACCCCGTCCACGTACAGCAGCGCGCCGGCCCGGTGGACGAGTCCGGCGATGGCCGGGATGTCGGGCCGGGTGCCGATGAGGTTGGACGCGCCGGTCACCGCGACCAGCCGGGTGCGTTCGGTGATCTGCGCGCCGACGGCCTCCGGGGACAGCTCGCCGGTCGCCGGGTCGAAATCGGCCCACCGCACCACCGCCCCCGCCCGTTCGGCCGCCCGCACCCACGGGCGGATGTTGGCATCGTGATCCAGCCGGCTGACCACCACCTCGTCCCCCGGGTTCCAGGACCCGGCCAGGGTGCGCGAGAAGTCGTAGGTCAGCTGGGTGGCACTGCGGCCGAACACGACCCCGTCCGGGTCCGCGCCCAGCAGATCCGCCATCGCCTGCCGGAACCCGAGGACGATCTCCTCCGCGTTCACCTCCCCGGGCAGGGCCCCGCCCCGGAT
Encoded here:
- a CDS encoding DoxX family protein — translated: MVRVNRRDLGLLALRVGTGAVLAAHGSQKLAGWFGGGGIQGTTAAMEAMGFHPPKHSAVAAGLGEAGGGALLALGLATPAAGAAAAGAMAGAVAVHAPAGFFAQGGGYEYPAFLGFTAAAIGLTGPGRYSVDHATCHVFDRPWMVALAFAGSAAAAAVVVGKRAKGQSGRTQEES
- a CDS encoding MerR family transcriptional regulator; this translates as MDPVMSPVTDPARESAPEVPADGGLTTGAVARLLGVAPTTLRSWDRRYGIGPAAREDGRHRRWTGADIAALRNMCRLTSAGLPPAEAARTVLAGTSREAPVPPSGRASRASGPLALGRARRECRGLARAAVRLDAPAMDELLAAVLDRYGLPAAWDEVMMPVLHAVGRKWETEGERYIEVEHLLSWHVSGALRAFAAARPPAPGAGVSLLACVPGETHTLALEALAATLARQALPVRMFGASLPAGALEEAVRRTGPVAVVLWAQSRSTASRSLVARVGAIEWGVRGARRRPAVLVAGPGWTGELPPEVRCPAGLADAVDVLATLGAR
- a CDS encoding MarR family winged helix-turn-helix transcriptional regulator, producing the protein MTSADDRPTRSGASESEAPLADLQAFAVELRRMNGEINRMTHGFAASQQLHPTDVSALAAILDAPSPLTPGALREHLGLTSGAVTACLDRLERAGHVRRARESADRRVVHVYYEASARTAARDYFMPLAEATARARARFSEAELTTVLRFLAAMNEELAEVPSARR
- a CDS encoding DUF7144 family membrane protein: MSSTVPGWSHWPSRAVRPPPPWWSASARRGSPAGLRRSPDEHGPRPAFRLHDASWLQASRLRFAHFLLLPYAPGWSMIVIALDLFVIWTPAAYRDPGRAPGDARRRP
- a CDS encoding DUF4383 domain-containing protein, whose translation is MKLSDELPVDHRLATVYRIGAGLCGTILLVFGILGFAQRLSFFDTSGDRIAGLSTNGLLSLISVVVGVLLIAGAAVGGNAASTLNMTIGSLFLLSGFAHLFILDRSANVLDFGMPNVVFSFVMGLLILTFGMYGRVTGGLPHDNPYWRHRHPEQADREAEAAARRSAAARGPLGR
- a CDS encoding MMPL family transporter — protein: MSTPARSVRRLIPVVLLIAWLCIGGGLGPYAGKLGEVATNDQAAFLPQNAESTQVIDAQKAFQQNETLPAILVWTSAEKDAPVDDGQREAATGALASLAGSEGVVGTPSPALPSEDGLALQGIVQLSPGLGDELPTVLERIEEAGASVSGTTVRLAGPAASQADLSDAFAGIDGLLLGVALTTVLVILLLVYRSVLLPFVIIIGAVFALALSCAIVYFLADHDIVRVDGQVQGILSILVIGAATDYALLLTARFREELAVHEDRFTAMRIALRESFGPITASAATVAAGLLALLLSDLTNNRALGPVGAIGIVCSVLSALTFLPAVLVLLGRAAYWPAKPRPADDKASGGHGIWRKVAALVDRAPRKVWAITLAALIACAAFAPTLTSKGVPLDEIFVNDAPSVTAQETLSEHFPGGSGNPVVIVAAADRLTEVTEAATRTDGVASVAPVSASGRPDGEPLVVDGRVRIDATLKDAADSDNAKETVAALRTEVHAVPGSDALVGGYTAQQYDTRRTAENDRMLIVPVVLAIILVILVFLLRSLLMPVLLVATVALNFLATLGISSLVFTHVFGFSGTDSSVPLYGFVFLVALGVDYNIFLMSRVREESLRHGTREGILRGLTTTGGVITSAGVVLAATFAALGVIPLAFLLQIAFIVAFGVLLDTLVVRSLLVPALVRDIGPKAWWPGTLSRETS
- a CDS encoding NADPH-dependent 2,4-dienoyl-CoA reductase, producing the protein MSLYPNLLSPLDLGFTTLPNRVLMGSMHIGLEEAERGFERMAAFYAERARGGVGLMVTGGIAPSERACSFPGGAKMTTEAEAEQHREITSAVHAAGGRIAMQILHFGRYAHHPDLVAPSALKAPISGFTPNALTDDQVEETIEEFVRAAELARHAGYDGVEIMGSEGYLINEFIVSATNHRTDRWGGSYENRIQFPVEIVRRVRERVGSDFILIYRLSMLDLVPGGSTLEEVVTLAREIEAAGATIINTGIGWHEARIPTIATSVPRGAFSWVTEKVRGAVSVPLVTSNRINTPEVAEEILASGRADMVSMARPFLADPEFVAKAAAGRADAINTCIGCNQACLDHIFSLQITSCLVNPRACHETELVLSPTRTRKRVAVVGAGPAGLACSVTAAERGHAVTLFDTADEIGGQLNVARRVPGKEEFDETLRYFRTRLAELDVEVRLSTRAHTGTLDGFDEIVLATGVEPRTPAIPGTDHPSVVSYLDVLRDGAPVGDRVAIVGAGGIGFDVAEFLTDGGEAASLDADTFFRQWGVDTAYAERGGLRAPERPKPPRTVHLIQRKTTKVGAGLGKTTGWIHRTELRHRGVEMIAGASYDLIDDQGLHLTVDGERRVLPVDTVVLCAGQEPRRELYEELRAAGGPVHLIGGADVAAELDAKRAIRQGTELAAAL
- a CDS encoding cysteine desulfurase-like protein codes for the protein MSYDVGAVRAQFPALRSGTAHFDGPGGTQTPASVIAAIGEAMSRPLSIRGGALPGEVNAEEIVLGFRQAMADLLGADPDGVVFGRSATQLTYDFSRTLAGSWNPGDEVVVSRLDHDANIRPWVRAAERAGAVVRWADFDPATGELSPEAVGAQITERTRLVAVTGASNLIGTRPDIPAIAGLVHRAGALLYVDGVHLTAHRTVDVERLGADFFVCSPYKFFGPHHGVLAARPELLDTLRPDKPVPSTDAVPERFELGTLPYESMAGTRAAVDFLASLGADVGAGVGRRERLRSAYAAIGAHETALRMSIEKAVRELDGVTVHSRAVDRTPTLLLTFEGRDPADAYRTLARSGVHAPAGSFYALEASRHLGLGDSGGLRVGLCAYNDTDDVERLLTGLSDFLR
- a CDS encoding fasciclin domain-containing protein, producing the protein MTINRLQRTAAAAAALAFPASLAFFAPQAQAVAPAEPYGPACSSVPAEGAGSLEGMAKDPVATAASNNPELSTLISAVEKAGLVDTLNNAKDITVFAPTNAAFDKIPQADLEALLNDKAELTKVLTYHVVGEKVTTQQMEDGTFETLEGSDLTTKGSGTEFTVNDASKIVCGDVPTANATVNLVDTVLMPPSS